The following are from one region of the Sphingomonas oryzagri genome:
- the trbL gene encoding P-type conjugative transfer protein TrbL, with protein MGDLNVIDQFLSSFSSYIDSGFGLLGPDLHSLSAILIGIDVTLAALFWATGSEQDIMIRFVRKILYVGAFAYILTNFASLSKIIFNSFSALGLKAGGGTMSAADLLKPGKLAGIGFSAAWPLLQQASQLTGFTTFFDNVLEIVVLVLAWAIVVLAFFILAVQMFVCILEFKLTTLAGFVLVPFAFWNRTSFLAERVLGGVVSSGIKVMVLAVIVGIGSNYFAEFTAALQGKEPDIGQAMSLVLASLAMFGLGIYGPSIASGLVAGAPQLGAGAVVGTAVGVAGAAMAAASVGGAAAGAALGAVRAGTAMGAATKAAYGMGQEAAGSSSISAGLSGVGRAAGGAARARMSDAFGLRSAAESGRNAAWSSMTGQAPAAANDAPDMPAWARAVQSQQSARHVRQTVAQTLREGDSGGAAATPDISEKED; from the coding sequence ATGGGCGATCTCAATGTCATCGATCAGTTTCTGAGTAGCTTTTCGAGCTACATCGATAGCGGCTTCGGCCTGCTCGGCCCAGACCTTCACAGCCTCAGCGCCATCCTGATCGGGATCGACGTCACGCTCGCCGCGCTCTTCTGGGCGACGGGGTCGGAGCAGGACATCATGATCCGCTTCGTCCGCAAGATCCTCTATGTCGGCGCCTTCGCCTACATCCTGACCAACTTCGCGTCGCTCTCGAAGATCATCTTCAACAGCTTCTCCGCACTCGGTCTCAAGGCCGGCGGCGGCACGATGTCGGCGGCCGACCTGCTCAAGCCCGGAAAGCTCGCCGGCATCGGCTTCTCGGCTGCCTGGCCGCTGCTCCAGCAAGCGAGCCAGCTGACCGGCTTCACCACCTTTTTCGACAACGTGCTCGAGATCGTGGTGCTGGTGCTGGCCTGGGCGATCGTCGTCTTGGCCTTTTTCATCCTCGCCGTGCAGATGTTCGTCTGCATCCTCGAGTTCAAGCTAACGACGCTCGCCGGCTTCGTACTCGTCCCCTTCGCTTTCTGGAACCGCACCAGCTTCCTGGCCGAGCGTGTGCTGGGCGGCGTGGTCTCCTCGGGCATCAAGGTGATGGTGCTCGCCGTCATCGTCGGCATCGGCTCCAACTATTTCGCCGAGTTCACCGCCGCCCTCCAGGGCAAGGAGCCCGACATCGGGCAGGCGATGAGCCTGGTCCTCGCCAGCCTCGCCATGTTCGGCCTCGGCATCTACGGGCCGTCCATCGCGTCGGGCCTGGTCGCCGGCGCGCCCCAACTCGGCGCAGGCGCTGTGGTAGGCACCGCCGTCGGCGTTGCGGGCGCCGCAATGGCGGCCGCATCGGTCGGCGGCGCAGCCGCTGGCGCCGCACTTGGTGCGGTCCGCGCCGGCACCGCCATGGGCGCCGCCACGAAGGCCGCCTACGGCATGGGCCAGGAAGCGGCCGGCTCCTCGAGCATCTCCGCCGGATTGTCCGGTGTCGGCCGCGCGGCTGGCGGCGCGGCTCGTGCCCGTATGTCCGACGCTTTCGGTCTCCGTTCAGCGGCGGAGAGTGGGCGTAACGCCGCCTGGAGCAGCATGACCGGCCAAGCCCCGGCCGCCGCTAACGACGCGCCCGATATGCCGGCCTGGGCGCGCGCCGTCCAGTCGCAGCAATCGGCCCGCCATGTGCGCCAAACCGTCGCACAGACGCTGCGCGAAGGTGACAGCGGCGGCGCGGCCGCCACCCCAGACATTTCCGAGAAGGAGGATTGA
- a CDS encoding ribbon-helix-helix domain-containing protein — MAGKIRHQLHLSEALSERFEKLAAKPGANKSAMLEEALEQWLTRKGHHDLDDRFGLRLDRITAALSRIERADHILLESFALFIRYELAIHPPLAETDQAGRAKGRERFNLFIEQVGQAVASGRRTLDTRGEGGR; from the coding sequence ATGGCCGGGAAGATCCGCCACCAGCTCCATCTGAGCGAGGCACTCTCCGAGCGGTTCGAAAAGCTCGCCGCCAAGCCGGGTGCAAACAAGTCAGCGATGCTCGAAGAAGCCCTTGAGCAATGGCTGACCCGAAAGGGCCACCACGATCTCGATGATCGCTTCGGACTCCGGCTTGACCGCATCACGGCTGCCCTTTCGCGGATCGAACGGGCCGACCACATCCTGCTCGAGTCCTTCGCGCTCTTCATCCGCTACGAGCTCGCCATTCATCCGCCGCTTGCGGAAACCGATCAGGCCGGCCGCGCCAAGGGACGCGAGCGCTTCAATCTCTTCATCGAGCAGGTTGGGCAGGCAGTCGCCTCGGGGCGCCGCACCCTCGATACGCGCGGGGAGGGCGGCCGATGA
- the trbJ gene encoding P-type conjugative transfer protein TrbJ, whose product MKRLIPIVMMLASVSTTTLVPAPADAIIVFDPSNYSQNVLTAARTLQQINNQIQSLQNQATSLLNQARNLETIGFSELGPLTATLQQIQTLMGQASGIQFRVDTMKNQFQQLFPSSFSQLMTNAQRANQANTRYRTAMSAYQHTMTVQAQIVENVQSDATSLNTIIAKSQGASGALQAAQATNQLLALTAKQQFQIEQMVAAQYRAQAIDQARRDQAESDGQAATTKFLGSGSAYTPQ is encoded by the coding sequence GTGAAACGTCTGATCCCAATCGTGATGATGCTCGCCTCGGTATCGACCACCACGTTGGTGCCGGCACCGGCCGACGCCATCATCGTCTTCGATCCTAGCAACTACAGCCAGAACGTGCTGACGGCCGCGCGCACGCTCCAGCAGATCAACAACCAGATCCAGTCGCTGCAGAACCAGGCCACCAGCCTGCTTAATCAAGCGCGCAATCTGGAGACGATCGGATTCTCGGAGCTGGGGCCGCTGACCGCGACGCTCCAGCAGATCCAGACGCTGATGGGCCAAGCGTCCGGCATCCAGTTCCGCGTCGACACGATGAAGAACCAGTTCCAGCAACTCTTCCCGAGTAGTTTCAGCCAGTTGATGACCAATGCTCAAAGGGCGAATCAGGCCAACACCCGCTACCGGACGGCGATGTCCGCTTACCAGCACACGATGACGGTGCAGGCCCAGATCGTCGAGAACGTCCAGTCCGACGCGACTAGCCTGAACACCATCATCGCCAAGAGCCAAGGGGCGAGCGGCGCGCTGCAGGCGGCGCAGGCGACCAACCAGCTGCTCGCGCTCACAGCCAAGCAGCAGTTCCAGATCGAGCAGATGGTCGCCGCCCAGTACCGTGCGCAGGCGATCGATCAGGCGCGCCGCGACCAGGCCGAGTCCGACGGGCAGGCTGCCACCACCAAGTTCCTAGGTTCCGGCTCCGCTTACACCCCCCAGTAA
- the trbE gene encoding conjugal transfer protein TrbE encodes MLNIAEYRSSADRLADHLPWAALVAPGIVLNKDGSFQRTFAFRGPDLESATEAELVGACARANNVLKRFGTGWALFLDAERHEANTYPDSAFPDAASWLVDRERRADFLEQGQHFESAYHLTLLWLPQPDGQDSATRSLIESPEAPKGRDWRGALIHFIAETDRAFDLFAAFMPEIRVLTSGKTLTYLHRTISTRRHDVTVPESPMYLDGLLADTSLVGGLEPRLGDQHLRTLTVLGFPTLSRPGILDALNAADFAYRWATRFISLDKAMATNTLTKLRRQWFNKRKSVTAMLREVMYNQPTALTDSDADNKVADADAALQALGGDHVAFGYLTTTITVADTDRERVEEKARAVERIVNGLGFTVIRETVNAVEAWLSSLPGHAYANVRQPLVHTLNLAHLMPLSSVWAGPAENRHLGGPPLLIAKTSGSTPFRLSTHIGDVGHMLVVGPTGAGKSVLLSLLALQFRRYPESQVIIFDKGYSARAAVLAMGGAHHALGIGGEEGDAIAFQPLRHIDRQSERAWAAEWIAALLAHEKVLVTPEIKDAIWAALGNLATAPVAERTLTGLGLLLPSNGLRTALAPYTIDGPYGRLLDASDESFRIAQVQCFDTEALMGQAGVVAPVLTYLFHRLEERFDGRPTLLILDEAWIFLDHPLFAARIREWLKVLRKRNVAVLFATQSLADIAGSTIAPAIIESCPQRIFLPNDRAIEPQGRATYERFGLNQRQIELIARATPKRHYYLQSARGNRLFELGLGPVTLSLCGSSDPASQKTIDSILAEHGTEDFAAHFLRAAGPAWAPALITDFAAPQTNGDLS; translated from the coding sequence ATGCTGAACATCGCCGAATATCGCTCGTCCGCCGACCGACTTGCCGACCATCTGCCCTGGGCGGCGCTGGTGGCGCCCGGCATCGTCCTCAACAAGGACGGCAGCTTCCAGCGGACATTCGCCTTTCGCGGCCCCGATCTCGAAAGCGCGACCGAGGCCGAACTGGTCGGTGCCTGCGCGCGGGCGAACAACGTGCTCAAGCGCTTCGGCACCGGCTGGGCGCTCTTCCTCGACGCCGAGCGGCACGAGGCGAACACCTATCCCGACAGCGCATTCCCGGACGCGGCATCCTGGCTGGTCGATCGCGAGCGCCGCGCAGATTTCCTCGAACAGGGTCAGCATTTCGAGAGCGCCTACCATCTGACGCTGCTCTGGCTGCCCCAACCCGATGGCCAGGACAGCGCGACGCGGTCGCTGATTGAAAGCCCAGAGGCGCCGAAGGGCCGCGACTGGCGGGGCGCGCTGATCCACTTCATCGCCGAGACCGACCGGGCCTTCGACCTCTTCGCGGCCTTCATGCCCGAGATACGCGTGCTCACCTCGGGCAAGACGCTCACCTACCTGCACCGGACGATCTCGACACGGCGGCATGACGTCACCGTTCCCGAGTCGCCCATGTACCTCGACGGGCTGCTCGCCGACACGTCGCTGGTCGGTGGGCTGGAACCGCGGCTCGGCGATCAGCACCTGCGCACGCTGACCGTGCTCGGCTTCCCGACGCTCAGCCGGCCGGGAATCCTCGATGCGCTGAACGCCGCCGACTTCGCCTATCGCTGGGCGACCCGCTTCATCAGCCTCGACAAGGCGATGGCGACGAACACGCTGACCAAACTGCGCCGCCAGTGGTTCAACAAGCGCAAGTCGGTCACCGCGATGCTGCGTGAGGTGATGTATAACCAGCCGACGGCACTGACCGACAGCGACGCCGACAACAAGGTCGCCGATGCCGATGCCGCGCTCCAGGCACTTGGCGGTGACCATGTCGCCTTCGGGTATCTGACCACCACCATCACCGTCGCGGATACGGATCGCGAGCGGGTCGAGGAGAAGGCGAGGGCGGTCGAGCGGATCGTCAACGGGCTCGGCTTCACGGTGATCCGCGAGACGGTGAACGCGGTCGAAGCCTGGCTGTCGTCGCTGCCGGGACATGCCTACGCCAATGTCCGCCAGCCGCTGGTCCACACGCTGAACCTCGCCCACCTGATGCCGCTATCAAGCGTCTGGGCGGGGCCAGCGGAGAACCGCCACCTCGGCGGGCCGCCCTTGCTCATCGCCAAGACGTCGGGATCGACGCCCTTCCGGCTATCCACCCATATCGGTGACGTCGGGCATATGCTGGTCGTCGGTCCTACTGGTGCCGGCAAATCGGTCCTCCTCTCACTGCTCGCCCTGCAATTCCGCCGCTATCCGGAGTCGCAGGTCATCATCTTCGACAAGGGCTATTCGGCGCGCGCGGCCGTGCTGGCGATGGGCGGCGCGCATCATGCGCTGGGCATCGGCGGTGAGGAGGGTGACGCGATCGCCTTCCAGCCGCTGCGCCACATCGATCGGCAGAGCGAGCGCGCCTGGGCGGCGGAGTGGATCGCGGCGCTACTCGCTCACGAGAAGGTGCTGGTCACGCCCGAGATCAAGGATGCCATCTGGGCGGCGCTCGGCAATCTCGCGACCGCGCCTGTCGCGGAGCGGACACTGACCGGTCTCGGCCTGCTCTTGCCGTCCAACGGGCTTCGCACCGCGCTCGCCCCCTACACGATCGACGGACCCTATGGCCGGTTGCTCGACGCATCGGACGAGAGCTTCCGGATCGCGCAGGTCCAGTGCTTCGATACCGAGGCGCTGATGGGGCAGGCGGGCGTCGTCGCACCGGTGCTGACCTATCTCTTCCATCGGCTGGAAGAGCGATTCGACGGCAGGCCGACGCTGCTGATCCTCGATGAGGCCTGGATCTTCCTCGACCACCCGCTCTTCGCCGCGCGCATCCGCGAATGGCTGAAAGTGCTCCGCAAGCGCAATGTTGCCGTGTTGTTCGCGACCCAGAGCCTCGCCGACATCGCCGGCAGCACCATCGCACCCGCCATCATCGAAAGCTGCCCACAGCGCATCTTCCTGCCCAACGATCGCGCGATCGAGCCACAGGGCAGGGCGACGTACGAGCGCTTCGGGCTTAACCAGCGCCAGATCGAGCTGATCGCCCGCGCCACACCGAAGCGGCACTATTATCTCCAGTCCGCACGCGGGAACCGCCTGTTCGAACTGGGGCTCGGCCCGGTCACGCTGTCGCTCTGCGGATCGTCCGATCCCGCCAGCCAGAAGACGATCGACTCGATCCTCGCCGAGCATGGGACCGAAGATTTCGCCGCGCACTTCCTGCGCGCCGCGGGCCCGGCCTGGGCGCCGGCGCTGATCACCGATTTCGCTGCCCCCCAGACCAATGGAGACCTGTCGTGA
- a CDS encoding VirB3 family type IV secretion system protein, translated as MTTARDEAGDHIAGFEVPIHASLGSPILLGGAPRGLAIVNGTLAAALGLGLQQWVAGLVVWAIGHSAAILAARRDPSFAPVLARHLRQKGHWVC; from the coding sequence ATGACCACCGCCCGCGACGAGGCTGGCGATCACATCGCCGGCTTCGAAGTCCCGATCCACGCGAGCCTCGGCAGCCCGATCCTCCTCGGCGGTGCACCGCGCGGCCTCGCCATCGTCAACGGCACGCTGGCCGCCGCGCTGGGGCTCGGGCTCCAGCAATGGGTCGCCGGGCTGGTCGTCTGGGCGATCGGCCACAGTGCGGCCATTCTCGCAGCGCGCCGAGATCCGAGCTTCGCGCCGGTCCTAGCCCGCCATCTCCGCCAGAAAGGCCACTGGGTATGCTGA
- the trbB gene encoding P-type conjugative transfer ATPase TrbB has translation MTASVSADRRRAMLRTAMGAGIAAALADPRVLEIMVNPDGQLRLDVLGEGRVETGITIDADQVERIVRLVASHARTEIRSDAPIVSAELPPREEGVAGERFEGLLPPVSTGPCFSIRKPATRIHRLVDYVTDGFMDADTARILSMAVVERRNILVAGGTSSGKTTLANALLAEMAHLDERVILIEDTRELQSQAPDTVALRTRPGTVSMTDLVRSTLRLRPDRIVVGEVRGPEALDMLKAWNTGHPGGIATVHANSAASALNRIEQLVQEAVVMVPRALVADAIDIIVFIAGRGAGRRVDQVLRVAGVDPDGGFALFDLLTAPNLKGV, from the coding sequence ATGACCGCTTCCGTCTCCGCTGATCGGCGGCGCGCCATGCTTCGCACCGCCATGGGCGCCGGCATCGCGGCAGCGCTCGCCGATCCACGCGTGCTCGAGATCATGGTCAATCCGGACGGTCAGCTTCGCCTTGACGTGCTCGGCGAAGGGCGCGTCGAGACGGGCATCACCATCGATGCCGACCAGGTCGAGCGTATCGTCCGTCTGGTAGCGAGCCACGCGCGGACCGAGATCAGGAGTGACGCGCCCATCGTGTCGGCGGAATTGCCGCCACGCGAGGAAGGCGTTGCCGGCGAGCGTTTCGAAGGCCTGCTCCCCCCGGTCTCGACCGGTCCATGCTTCTCGATCCGAAAGCCCGCGACGCGCATCCATCGGCTGGTCGATTATGTGACCGATGGTTTCATGGATGCGGACACTGCGCGCATCCTGTCGATGGCGGTCGTCGAGCGGCGCAACATCCTCGTTGCCGGCGGGACGAGCTCGGGCAAGACGACGCTTGCGAACGCGCTGCTGGCCGAGATGGCTCATCTCGACGAGCGCGTGATCCTGATCGAGGATACGCGCGAGCTGCAGAGTCAGGCGCCCGACACGGTGGCACTGCGGACCCGTCCCGGCACGGTCTCGATGACTGACCTCGTCCGCTCGACCCTGCGCCTACGCCCAGACCGGATTGTCGTCGGCGAAGTGCGCGGGCCGGAAGCGCTCGACATGCTCAAGGCCTGGAACACCGGCCATCCGGGCGGGATCGCGACGGTGCACGCCAATAGCGCGGCGTCGGCGCTCAACCGCATCGAGCAGCTCGTCCAGGAGGCCGTCGTCATGGTGCCGCGCGCGCTCGTCGCCGACGCCATTGACATCATTGTGTTCATCGCCGGTCGCGGTGCCGGGCGCCGCGTCGACCAGGTGCTGCGCGTCGCCGGCGTCGATCCGGACGGCGGCTTCGCCCTCTTCGATCTCCTCACTGCCCCAAACCTCAAAGGAGTCTGA
- a CDS encoding TrbC/VirB2 family protein: MPWEAPLQQILDSVQGPVAKIVAVIIIITTGLTLAFGETAGGFRRLIQIVFGLSIAFAASSFFLSFFSFGGGALVA, encoded by the coding sequence ATGCCGTGGGAAGCTCCATTGCAGCAGATCCTAGACTCGGTGCAGGGCCCTGTCGCCAAGATCGTCGCGGTGATCATCATCATCACGACCGGCCTGACGCTCGCCTTCGGCGAGACGGCCGGCGGGTTCCGCCGGCTCATCCAGATCGTCTTCGGCCTCTCGATCGCGTTCGCCGCATCGAGCTTTTTCCTGAGCTTCTTCAGCTTCGGCGGCGGGGCGCTGGTCGCATGA
- a CDS encoding conjugal transfer protein TraG yields MSPTKLLLGQIVVVFAIVVLGIWFATQWAAARLEYQPELGRPWFYLFNLAIYRPWSIFSWWYHFDAYAPRIFSDAGAIAGASGFVGCGAAVVGSLWRARQGRLLTTYGSARWATDGEIARAGLYGDVGFFLGRLHGRYLCHNGPEHVMAFAPTRSGKGVGLVVPTLLGWTGSAVIHDIKGENWQLTAGWRERFSNCLLLNPTDPRSARYNPLLEVRRGANEVRDVQNIADILVDPEGALERRNHWEKTSHALLVGAILHVLYAEEEKTLARVATFLSDPQRSFVSTLRRMMETNHLGTNDAPLVHPVVASAARELLNKSENERSGVLSTAMSFLGLYRDPTVAEVTSRCDWRIADLVEAKQPVSLYLVVPPSDISRTKPLVRLILNQIGRRLTEQLHAEKDGRRHKLLMMLDEFPALGRLDFFETSLAFMAGYGVRAFLIAQSLNQIEKAYGDHNSILDNCHVRVAFATNDERTAKRVSDALGTATEQRAMRNYAGHRLAPWLAHVMVSRQETARALLTPGEVMQMPATDELILVSGLPPIKATKLRYYEDPAFKERVVRPPVLGDGDYADRPPARPDDWTGRTSGTHELLSARTEEAADHNDGGLEQQRHPGLAADDHSPEPEPEAANALGLDDADTDQGEARLIDQARGNANLAFGVGEGDRCDDLFGGR; encoded by the coding sequence ATGTCGCCAACCAAGCTCCTTCTCGGGCAGATCGTCGTGGTTTTCGCGATCGTCGTGCTCGGCATCTGGTTTGCGACGCAGTGGGCGGCAGCTCGGCTCGAATACCAGCCTGAACTCGGCCGGCCGTGGTTTTATCTATTCAACCTCGCCATCTACCGCCCGTGGTCAATCTTCTCGTGGTGGTATCACTTCGATGCTTACGCCCCGCGGATTTTCAGCGACGCCGGCGCCATTGCCGGCGCGAGCGGCTTCGTCGGCTGCGGTGCCGCCGTCGTCGGATCGCTGTGGCGCGCACGCCAAGGACGTCTGCTCACGACCTATGGATCGGCTCGCTGGGCGACCGACGGCGAGATCGCGCGCGCAGGACTGTACGGTGATGTCGGCTTCTTCCTCGGGCGGCTGCACGGACGTTACCTCTGCCACAACGGTCCCGAGCACGTCATGGCGTTCGCGCCAACTCGCTCCGGCAAGGGCGTGGGTTTGGTCGTGCCAACGCTGCTTGGCTGGACCGGATCGGCGGTCATTCACGACATCAAGGGCGAGAACTGGCAGCTGACCGCCGGCTGGCGGGAGCGGTTCTCGAACTGCCTACTGCTCAACCCGACCGATCCCCGATCGGCCCGCTATAATCCGCTGCTCGAAGTTCGGCGTGGCGCCAACGAAGTGCGCGACGTGCAGAACATCGCCGACATATTGGTCGACCCGGAAGGGGCCCTTGAGCGCCGAAATCACTGGGAAAAGACCAGCCACGCCCTTCTGGTCGGCGCCATCCTCCATGTCCTGTACGCGGAGGAAGAGAAGACACTCGCCCGCGTCGCGACCTTCCTGTCCGATCCGCAACGCAGCTTCGTCTCAACGCTCCGGCGGATGATGGAAACCAATCATCTAGGCACGAACGATGCTCCGCTGGTTCATCCGGTCGTCGCCTCTGCCGCGCGCGAACTGCTCAACAAATCAGAAAACGAACGCTCCGGCGTGCTTTCGACTGCGATGAGCTTTCTCGGGCTCTATCGCGATCCGACCGTCGCCGAGGTCACATCGCGCTGCGATTGGAGGATCGCGGATCTCGTCGAGGCGAAGCAGCCGGTCTCGCTCTACCTCGTCGTGCCGCCCTCCGACATTTCACGGACGAAGCCGCTCGTCCGGTTGATCCTCAACCAGATCGGCCGCCGCCTCACCGAGCAGCTCCATGCTGAGAAGGATGGGCGTCGCCACAAGCTGCTCATGATGCTGGACGAGTTCCCAGCGCTCGGAAGGCTCGACTTCTTCGAAACGAGCCTCGCCTTCATGGCGGGCTATGGCGTGCGTGCCTTCCTGATCGCCCAGAGCCTCAACCAGATCGAGAAGGCCTATGGCGACCACAACTCGATCCTCGACAATTGCCATGTCCGCGTCGCCTTCGCGACCAACGACGAGCGGACCGCGAAGCGCGTCTCCGACGCGCTCGGTACTGCGACCGAGCAGCGCGCGATGCGCAACTATGCCGGGCACCGGCTCGCGCCCTGGCTCGCCCACGTCATGGTCAGCCGCCAGGAAACCGCCCGCGCGTTGCTGACACCCGGTGAGGTCATGCAGATGCCGGCGACGGACGAGCTGATCCTCGTGTCGGGCCTGCCGCCGATCAAGGCGACGAAGCTCCGCTACTATGAAGACCCCGCATTCAAGGAGCGCGTGGTGCGTCCGCCGGTCCTGGGCGATGGCGATTATGCCGATCGTCCGCCGGCACGACCGGACGATTGGACAGGTCGAACGAGCGGTACTCACGAGTTGCTTTCCGCCCGGACTGAGGAAGCGGCCGACCATAATGACGGTGGCCTCGAGCAGCAGCGCCACCCCGGCCTGGCGGCTGACGATCATTCTCCCGAGCCGGAGCCGGAAGCGGCCAATGCCCTTGGTCTTGATGATGCCGACACCGACCAAGGCGAAGCCCGCCTGATCGACCAGGCGCGCGGCAATGCGAACCTCGCTTTCGGCGTGGGCGAGGGCGACCGCTGCGATGACCTGTTCGGAGGGCGCTGA